A single genomic interval of Mucilaginibacter robiniae harbors:
- a CDS encoding NADH-quinone oxidoreductase subunit 5 family protein, which translates to MTTPLPNIDTQTIYYTLAAVVLPFAAFFINFILPVKGKLAGWVSTLAILLSCILAITVFSRVWNVSQLHVQTVWFTMGSTPVYAGLLVNNLSVLLLSLITIIALPVHIYSTAYIKVDEQQRYFRFLSLFCFSMLALVVVDSLILFYAFWELVGFSSYLLIGFWFTRDKAVQANKKAFIMNRIGDVGLLTAIIILFTQFHTFDLVQLFGSNGLVIKSLLQNGVWQSPLGQLPAVWQYIACAGIFLAVAAKSAQFPLHTWLPDAMEGPTSVSALIHAATMVAAGVFLLGRVYPLFNGAELDALAIIGCFTAFMAATIALTQNDLKRILAYSTISQLGYMIMAMGIHAYGSSLFHLVTHAFFKCLLFLCAGVIIHEVQHIKDEYNLDIDPQSILNMGGLRKKLPITFVCTIVGCLALVGLPLTSGYLSKDGILIQAFEWADSRSFCFKLVPWGIMLTSCLTAFYVARLIFKVFFGEFKLKQVLPDIHLHISDGGWQYRVPLMLLAVCCIFPWFSLHPLLYEHAWLFKGLNLPDYQARENVYHTIIPAGINLLSVLVVYWAFAVYIQQRKLVFPQHNFLFRLSYHHWYIDVFYQKVIVKAVVLLGKALFWLDRNVIDGLIDLLTGVVGLLSKIAAWVDRYLVDGTLHLIALLVQAIGNFFRGFQSGRIQYYLFSMLAVLLAVFIIKLLI; encoded by the coding sequence TTGACTACACCCTTACCAAATATTGATACACAAACTATTTACTATACGCTTGCTGCGGTGGTGCTGCCATTTGCTGCCTTTTTCATCAACTTTATACTTCCGGTAAAAGGTAAACTGGCAGGTTGGGTTTCAACTTTGGCTATACTGTTAAGCTGTATCTTAGCCATAACCGTTTTCAGCAGAGTATGGAACGTGAGTCAGCTACATGTACAAACTGTATGGTTTACCATGGGCAGTACACCAGTTTATGCTGGCTTGTTAGTTAATAATCTATCTGTTTTGTTGTTATCATTGATAACCATAATTGCCTTACCGGTACATATTTACTCTACTGCCTATATTAAGGTTGATGAGCAGCAGCGCTATTTCAGGTTCCTGAGTTTATTTTGTTTTAGCATGCTGGCTTTGGTAGTGGTAGATAGCTTAATATTGTTTTATGCCTTTTGGGAGTTAGTCGGCTTTTCATCATACCTGCTTATTGGTTTTTGGTTTACGCGCGATAAAGCCGTTCAGGCTAACAAGAAAGCCTTTATCATGAACCGCATTGGTGATGTGGGCTTATTAACGGCTATCATCATCCTGTTTACTCAATTTCATACTTTTGATTTGGTGCAACTTTTTGGCAGCAATGGCTTGGTGATAAAATCATTATTGCAAAATGGTGTTTGGCAATCACCATTGGGGCAATTACCAGCAGTGTGGCAATACATAGCTTGTGCCGGTATTTTTTTGGCAGTAGCAGCTAAGTCCGCCCAGTTTCCATTACATACCTGGTTGCCTGATGCTATGGAAGGTCCAACTTCAGTGTCAGCCTTAATTCATGCAGCTACCATGGTTGCTGCTGGTGTTTTTTTGTTGGGCCGGGTTTATCCGTTATTTAATGGGGCAGAGTTAGATGCTTTAGCAATAATAGGTTGCTTTACCGCATTTATGGCAGCAACCATTGCGCTTACGCAAAATGATTTAAAGCGCATACTGGCTTACTCTACCATATCGCAGTTAGGGTACATGATTATGGCTATGGGCATTCATGCTTATGGTTCTTCGCTGTTTCATTTGGTTACACATGCCTTTTTTAAATGCTTGCTGTTTTTATGTGCCGGCGTTATCATTCATGAAGTGCAGCATATTAAGGATGAGTATAATTTAGATATTGATCCGCAAAGCATACTCAACATGGGTGGGCTGCGCAAAAAGTTACCTATAACTTTCGTGTGCACTATTGTGGGCTGCTTGGCTTTGGTAGGTTTACCACTCACTTCGGGTTACCTCTCAAAAGATGGCATTCTGATACAAGCTTTTGAGTGGGCTGATAGCCGAAGTTTCTGCTTCAAGTTAGTACCTTGGGGAATTATGCTGACCAGTTGCCTAACGGCTTTCTATGTAGCGAGGTTGATATTTAAAGTGTTTTTCGGCGAGTTTAAATTAAAGCAAGTACTGCCCGATATACACTTGCACATTAGTGATGGAGGCTGGCAGTATCGTGTTCCATTAATGCTGCTGGCTGTTTGCTGTATTTTTCCTTGGTTTTCGCTGCATCCTTTACTGTACGAACATGCCTGGCTATTTAAAGGATTAAACTTGCCCGATTACCAAGCCCGCGAAAACGTGTATCATACCATTATTCCGGCGGGAATAAACTTGTTAAGTGTGTTGGTTGTTTACTGGGCTTTTGCCGTATACATTCAACAACGTAAACTGGTGTTTCCGCAACATAACTTCTTGTTCAGGCTGTCCTATCATCACTGGTATATCGATGTTTTTTATCAAAAAGTAATCGTAAAAGCCGTAGTGCTTTTAGGTAAGGCTTTGTTCTGGCTGGACAGGAATGTGATTGATGGCTTGATTGATTTGCTTACCGGAGTTGTAGGTCTGCTTTCAAAAATTGCCGCCTGGGTTGACCGTTACCTGGTGGATGGTACATTGCACCTGATTGCCCTGCTGGTACAAGCTATCGGGAATTTCTTTCGAGGTTTTCAAAGTGGCCGCATTCAATATTACCTGTTTAGTATGCTGGCAGTATTGCTCGCTGTATTTATTATCAAACTACTGATCTGA
- the nuoK gene encoding NADH-quinone oxidoreductase subunit NuoK, with product MITLTHYMVVSAALFCIGLYVILSKKNAVQILIGIELMLNAAILNLVAFSRFDKVNNSGQSFALFTIVLAAASTAVALAIVLNVYRRYKTIDPGKVNQLKD from the coding sequence ATGATTACTTTAACCCATTACATGGTAGTTAGTGCTGCCTTATTTTGCATTGGCTTGTATGTCATACTATCTAAAAAGAACGCCGTGCAGATATTAATAGGTATCGAGCTGATGCTGAATGCTGCTATCCTGAACCTGGTAGCCTTTAGTCGTTTTGATAAGGTGAACAACAGTGGGCAGAGTTTCGCTTTGTTCACTATTGTATTAGCAGCTGCCTCAACAGCTGTGGCATTGGCCATTGTATTAAATGTGTACCGGCGCTACAAAACTATTGATCCGGGGAAAGTTAACCAGTTGAAGGATTAA
- a CDS encoding NADH-quinone oxidoreductase subunit J family protein, with amino-acid sequence MSFVTIVFYLMAFIALASALYVAASKNLVRSVFMFFVTLFALAGLYVLSLADFVAVTQVVVYVGGILVLILFAFMLSGRETLGGLQQVKNRLLAVNQVPALVLAIAFFAVLITIVFKANVNHLNWLQLAVAQHNVITPEIITINNLGVNLMTNYLLPFEAISILLLMALVGAAHLARKEDVV; translated from the coding sequence ATGAGCTTTGTAACTATAGTGTTCTACCTGATGGCTTTTATAGCTTTGGCTTCTGCGTTATATGTTGCTGCTAGTAAAAATCTGGTACGTTCGGTATTTATGTTTTTTGTAACCTTGTTTGCTCTAGCAGGTTTGTATGTATTATCCTTAGCTGATTTTGTTGCAGTTACCCAGGTGGTTGTATATGTAGGCGGCATCTTGGTACTTATCTTATTTGCCTTCATGTTGTCTGGTCGTGAAACACTGGGCGGTTTACAACAAGTGAAAAACCGTTTGTTAGCGGTTAACCAAGTGCCTGCTTTAGTATTAGCTATAGCGTTCTTCGCAGTATTAATAACCATTGTATTTAAGGCTAACGTTAATCATTTGAATTGGCTGCAATTAGCCGTTGCGCAACATAACGTAATTACCCCAGAAATAATCACTATTAATAATTTGGGTGTAAACCTGATGACTAATTATCTGCTGCCTTTTGAAGCTATATCTATACTGTTGTTAATGGCGCTTGTAGGTGCTGCTCACTTAGCTCGGAAGGAGGACGTGGTATGA
- a CDS encoding 4Fe-4S binding protein produces MKHLFAPNRKREVLPVTSDNYFKKLNEGTNTIQFPKQQLPIPEVGRYQLDVEIDDCIVCDLCAKACPVDCINIESIKASEAIGKTSDGSVKRLYAAKFDIDMAKCMYCGLCTVVCPTECITMTNQYDRSVYQLGELTYQFSEMAPEEVALKKQEFEKQQAERLAAKQAALKAKEGGA; encoded by the coding sequence ATAAAGCACTTGTTTGCGCCTAATCGTAAGCGGGAGGTGTTGCCGGTAACTTCTGATAATTACTTTAAAAAGCTGAATGAAGGTACCAATACTATTCAATTTCCTAAACAGCAATTACCTATACCCGAAGTTGGCCGATACCAGCTGGATGTAGAAATTGACGATTGTATTGTATGTGATTTATGTGCCAAAGCCTGCCCGGTAGATTGTATTAATATTGAATCTATCAAGGCGAGTGAAGCTATTGGAAAAACATCTGATGGTAGTGTGAAGCGGTTGTATGCTGCTAAGTTTGATATTGATATGGCCAAGTGCATGTATTGTGGCTTGTGCACAGTAGTATGCCCAACCGAGTGTATTACTATGACTAATCAGTACGACCGTAGTGTATATCAGCTAGGTGAATTAACTTACCAGTTTTCAGAGATGGCGCCCGAAGAAGTCGCTCTGAAAAAGCAGGAGTTTGAAAAACAACAAGCTGAACGTTTAGCTGCCAAGCAAGCGGCTTTGAAAGCAAAGGAGGGGGGAGCATGA
- the nuoH gene encoding NADH-quinone oxidoreductase subunit NuoH: MSLLITDIIVAVGLFAFAALFALVGVYAERKISAYIQDRLGPTETGKYGSLQTLADIMKMIQKEIITPAAADKWLFALAPVIIFVTVYLGFAVLPWAPGLVPAKINLGLYYFFAIISIETLGILMAGWGSNNKYSILGAMRSAAQIISYEIPAGFALISVVMIAQTLDLQQISAQQGILSSESVKFLGYWNVKANGGILAWNIFRAPHLIIAFVIYFIASLAESNRAPFDIPEAESELVAGFHTEYSGTRFALMFLAEYSMMFLVSMLAVLLFLGAWNTPFPNIASLKLATWTTGTAWGIGWTLVKTLALVGVQMWIRWTLPRLRVDQLMNLCWKVLTPLAFICMIISGIWRVWVM, encoded by the coding sequence TTGAGTTTATTAATTACAGATATTATTGTGGCCGTTGGGCTATTTGCTTTTGCAGCATTATTTGCCTTGGTTGGCGTATATGCTGAACGCAAAATATCTGCTTATATTCAAGATCGGTTAGGGCCAACAGAAACGGGCAAGTACGGTAGTTTACAAACCCTGGCTGATATCATGAAAATGATACAAAAAGAAATTATAACTCCTGCTGCTGCCGACAAATGGTTGTTTGCGCTGGCACCTGTTATCATCTTTGTTACCGTATATCTGGGTTTTGCGGTCCTGCCTTGGGCGCCCGGGCTGGTTCCAGCTAAAATCAATCTTGGTTTGTACTACTTTTTTGCCATCATATCCATAGAAACCTTGGGCATACTTATGGCAGGTTGGGGTTCTAATAATAAGTATTCTATTTTAGGAGCCATGCGATCTGCAGCACAAATTATCTCTTATGAAATTCCGGCAGGCTTTGCCTTGATTTCTGTAGTGATGATTGCTCAAACATTGGATTTACAGCAAATATCGGCTCAGCAAGGTATCTTGTCTTCAGAGTCTGTTAAGTTTTTAGGCTACTGGAATGTGAAAGCTAATGGCGGTATTTTAGCTTGGAATATTTTCAGGGCTCCACATCTGATTATTGCATTTGTTATTTATTTTATTGCTTCATTAGCCGAAAGTAACCGGGCACCGTTTGACATTCCGGAAGCGGAATCAGAACTGGTAGCTGGCTTTCATACTGAATATTCAGGTACCCGATTTGCCTTGATGTTTTTGGCCGAATATTCTATGATGTTTTTGGTATCCATGCTAGCTGTGTTGCTGTTTTTAGGTGCCTGGAATACACCATTTCCAAATATTGCTTCGCTTAAGTTAGCCACGTGGACTACCGGAACTGCTTGGGGAATAGGCTGGACTTTAGTAAAAACATTAGCTTTGGTAGGTGTGCAAATGTGGATACGCTGGACTTTGCCCCGCCTTCGGGTAGATCAGCTGATGAACTTGTGCTGGAAAGTACTAACCCCACTGGCTTTTATCTGCATGATTATATCTGGTATTTGGCGAGTATGGGTAATGTAG